The Argentina anserina chromosome 3, drPotAnse1.1, whole genome shotgun sequence genome includes a region encoding these proteins:
- the LOC126786313 gene encoding purple acid phosphatase 18 gives METAKLLLPFLLLISVALTVIAGEYVRPQPRRDLQFPWDPKPSSQPQQVHISLAGDKHMRVIWVTGDKSAPSIVEYGTSSGKYSSVAQGESTSYSYLMYKSGQIHHTVIGPLEHDTVYFYKCGGQGPEFQLKTPAAQFPVTFAVAGDLGQTGWTRSTLDHIDQCKYDVHLLPGDLSYADYVQSRWDTFGELVQPLASARPWMVTQGNHEKERIPFFKDGFESYNSRWKMPYKESGSSSNLYYSFEVAGSHIIMLGSYTGYDEYSDQYRWLKADLSKVDRQKTPWLLVLFHVPWYNSNKAHQGEGDSMMAAIEPLLYAASADIVFSGHVHAYERSKRVNSGKSDTCGAVHITIGDGGNREGLAQRYVHPSPEWSVFREASFGHGELKIVNSTHAFWTWHRNDDDEPVRSDQVWITSLVSSGCVAEKTHELRTILMSP, from the exons ATGGAAACAGCCAAGCTTCTTTTACCATTTTTGTTGTTAATCTCGGTGGCCTTGACAGTCATCGCAGGTGAGTATGTCCGGCCTCAACCTCGGAGAGACCTCCAATTCCCATGGGACCCAAAGCCCTCTTCCCAACCGCAACAG GTGCACATCTCTTTGGCAGGAGACAAGCACATGCGAGTGATTTGGGTCACCGGTGATAAATCTGCTCCTTCAATTGTTGAATATGGAACATCATCGGGAAAATATAGCTCCGTAGCTCAAGGGGAAAGCACTTCGTATAGTTATCTGATGTATAAGTCTGGGCAGATACATCATACTGTCATCGGTCCACTTGAACATGATACGGTTTACTTCTACAAATGTGGAGGACAAGGTCCTGAGTTTCAGCTCAAGACCCCTGCTGCTCAATTTCCAGTTACTTTTGCTGTGGCCGGAGATCTGGGTCAAACTGGATGGACAAGGTCAACCCTAGACCACATCGACCAATGCAAGTATGATGTGCATCTCCTTCCTGGAGACCTTTCATATGCTGATTATGTGCAGTCTCGGTGGGATACTTTCGGTGAGCTGGTACAGCCACTCGCAAGTGCAAGGCCATGGATGGTAACCCAGGGAAACCATGAGAAGGAGAGGATACCATTCTTTAAGGATGGGTTTGAGTCCTATAATTCTAGGTGGAAAATGCCATATAAAGAGAGTGGATCGAGCTCAAATCTATATTACTCTTTTGAAGTTGCAGGCAGTCATATTATCATGCTTGGCTCGTATACTGGTTATGATGAATATTCAGATCAGTACAGGTGGTTGAAG GCTGATCTGTCAAAGGTAGATCGACAAAAGACACCGTGGTTGCTTGTGCTATTTCATGTTCCCTGGTATAATAGTAACAAGGCCCATCAAGGTGAAGGGGACAGCATGATGGCAGCAATCGAGCCATTGCTTTATGCTGCTAGTGCTGATATAGTGTTTTCAGGTCATGTTCATGCTTACGAGCGCTCG AAACGTGTTAACAGTGGAAAATCAGATACATGTGGTGCAGTCCACATTACTATTGGTGATGGAGGAAATCGAGAAGGTTTAGCTCAAAG GTACGTGCACCCATCACCTGAGTGGTCAGTTTTCCGGGAAGCAAGTTTTGGTCATGGTGAGCTAAAGATAGTCAATTCAACTCATGCCTTTTGGACCTGGCATaggaatgatgatgatgagccAGTAAGGTCTGATCAGGTCTGGATAACCTCCTTGGTCAGTTCAGGATGTGTTGCTGAGAAGACACATGAGCTGAGGACGATACTCATGTCACCATAG